CGGAAGGTCGGCAGCGCTCCTTCATTCACGCTCATGCCGGGCTTCGCCGCGTCGTCCTGACACCGGGCGACCCCGAATGGCCGGTCGTCGCACGCTGGCACCCCTGAAGCACGCGAAGTGGCCTGGATTCGGCCAAGCCCACGTCTTCTCAACACAAGGACCATGTTCCCATGGCCACACTCCTCCTTACCGCCGTCGGCACCATGGTCGGCGGCCCGCTTGGCGGTGCGATCGGCGCGCTGGCCGGACGCCAGCTCGACAGCGCCATCATCGGCGGCGGCTCGCGCGGCGGGCCGCGGCTGAAGGAACTGGACGTCTCTACCTCCAGCTATGGCCAGCCGATTGCTCGCCATCATGGCGTCTCGCGTTCGGGCGGCAGCATCATCTGGGCCACCGATCTCGTCGAAAGCACCCAAAGCAGCGGCGGGGGGAAAGGCCGTCCTTCCACCACCAGCTACAGCTATTCCATCTCCTTCGCCGTCGCTCTGTCGAGCCGTCCGATCAGGGGCATCGGGCGCATCTGGGCCGACGGCAATCTGCTGCGCGGCGCCGGCGGCGACCTGAAGGCGGGCGGCACGCTGCGCCTTCATACAGGAGAAGCAGGCCAACAGCCCGATCCGCTGATCGCCTCTGCGCAGGGCGAGGCAGCGCCCGCCTTTCGCGGCACGGCCTATGCCGTGTTCGAGGACCTGCAACTGGGCGATTTCGGCAATCGCATCCCTGCCCTGACATTCGAGGTCCTGGCGGATGACGGGGATGTCGATCTCGCCAGCATCGTGGCACCGTCAGGAGCAGGCCTGGCCGCAGGGTCGGCTCTGGAAGGGCTGACAGGATTCGCGGCGGAGGGCGGCCCGGTTGCCGGTCAGCTCTCCCTACTCGGCCAGCTCTACCCGCTTTCGGTGGAGGCTACGGGAGATACCTTGCGCGTATCGCGGCCGCAAATCGGCCCGGATGCGGAAGATGACATCCCGCTTCTGCCCATCCAATCGGTCGGCGCATGGGAGGGCGAGGACTTCGGGCAGGCAGACGGTATCGCGGCGCGTCGCACCGTTTCCGGCGGGCCCGATATTACCGGGGTCCGGCATTACGACCCGGCGCGCGATTACCAGCCCGGCATCCAGCGCGCGGGTGGGCAGGCACCGCGCGGCAGGCCGGAGATCATCGAGTTCCCGGCCACGCTATCCGCAACCAGGGCCAGCGCGCTGGCCAACGAAGCGGCAGAGCGCTCCGTGCTGGAGGGAGAGAGAATCGCCTGGCGCATGGCCGAGATCGATCCCGCCATCGGACCGGGACGCCATGTCCGCCTGCCCGGCAGGCATGGCATCTATCGCATCACGTCATGGGAATGGCGCGAACGCGCGGTCGAACTCGAACTGGTCAAGGCTGCCGAACACCGGAGCAGTGCCTCGCAGGACACCGAGGCGGATCCCGGCCGGATCACGCCGCCGGCCGATATCGTCGCCGGCCCTTCCCGGCTGATGGCATTCGGCCTGCCCTGGAATGGCAGCGGCGATCCGAACACGCCGCGTGTTTTCGCAGCGCTGACAACCAGTCCACCCGGGACCAGTGCGATGCTGCACACGGTCGAACAGGACCAGCTTGTCCCGCTGGCGCCCGTGCGCGGAAATGCATTGCAGGGCGCGCTTGAGGAGCCGCTCCCTCCCTCGCCCGCCCTGCGATACGAAGGGGGTTCGGCGCTCCTGGTCCGTTGTGCCGGCGACGATAGCAGGCTGGCGCCCGCCTCCCTCGAAGCCTTGGCGAATGGCGCAAACAGGCTGCTGGTGGGGCGCGAGATCGTGCAG
This is a stretch of genomic DNA from Erythrobacteraceae bacterium WH01K. It encodes these proteins:
- a CDS encoding phage tail protein — translated: MATLLLTAVGTMVGGPLGGAIGALAGRQLDSAIIGGGSRGGPRLKELDVSTSSYGQPIARHHGVSRSGGSIIWATDLVESTQSSGGGKGRPSTTSYSYSISFAVALSSRPIRGIGRIWADGNLLRGAGGDLKAGGTLRLHTGEAGQQPDPLIASAQGEAAPAFRGTAYAVFEDLQLGDFGNRIPALTFEVLADDGDVDLASIVAPSGAGLAAGSALEGLTGFAAEGGPVAGQLSLLGQLYPLSVEATGDTLRVSRPQIGPDAEDDIPLLPIQSVGAWEGEDFGQADGIAARRTVSGGPDITGVRHYDPARDYQPGIQRAGGQAPRGRPEIIEFPATLSATRASALANEAAERSVLEGERIAWRMAEIDPAIGPGRHVRLPGRHGIYRITSWEWRERAVELELVKAAEHRSSASQDTEADPGRITPPADIVAGPSRLMAFGLPWNGSGDPNTPRVFAALTTSPPGTSAMLHTVEQDQLVPLAPVRGNALQGALEEPLPPSPALRYEGGSALLVRCAGDDSRLAPASLEALANGANRLLVGREIVQFSRPAPLGEGLWKLEGLLRGRGATEGAASAGHAAGTPVAFLDERLAALDPAIATAGPPALAAIALGDNQPVEAIALDPLCSLRPPSPVHPVFSRQANGGVSLRWIRRARGAWTWPDGVDAPLVEESESYLVGIGPLASPHASWVTSSPAFVIDGEAIADLAATGRAGPVWVRQQGTHAASDALVLGHL